A genome region from Thermococcus gorgonarius includes the following:
- a CDS encoding NAD(P)/FAD-dependent oxidoreductase produces the protein MPTKTLPEKSEITVIGGGIVGVTIAHELAKRGEEVTVIEKRFIGSGSTFRCGTGIRQQFNDEANVQVMKRSVELWKKYSEEYGFPFEQTGYLFLLYDDDEVETFKRNIAIQNKFGVPTRLITPEEAKEIVPLLDISEVVAASWNPTDGKASPFHSTAAFALHAEEFGAKLVEYTEVKDFIIENGEIKGLKTNRGTIKTGIVINATNAWAKLINAMAGIRTKIPIEPYKHQAVITQPIKRGSVKPMVISFRYSHAYLTQTNHGGIIGGVGYEEGPTYDLNPTYEFMRQVSYYFTKIIPALRELLILRTWAGYYAKTPDSNPAIGKIKELSDYYIAAGFSGHGFMMAPAVAEMVADLITKGRTDLPVEWYDPYRFERGELRGQALQMG, from the coding sequence ATGCCGACGAAAACTCTCCCAGAAAAGAGTGAGATAACGGTCATCGGTGGGGGAATAGTTGGAGTTACGATAGCCCACGAGTTAGCTAAGCGCGGAGAGGAAGTTACAGTCATCGAGAAGCGCTTTATCGGCTCGGGTTCCACCTTCCGCTGCGGGACGGGGATAAGGCAGCAGTTCAACGACGAGGCCAACGTTCAGGTCATGAAGCGCTCGGTCGAGCTCTGGAAGAAGTACAGCGAGGAGTATGGCTTCCCCTTCGAGCAGACGGGCTACCTCTTCCTTCTCTACGACGATGACGAAGTCGAGACCTTCAAGAGGAACATCGCGATACAGAACAAGTTCGGTGTTCCTACTAGGCTCATAACGCCAGAGGAGGCCAAAGAGATAGTCCCGCTTTTGGACATCAGCGAGGTCGTTGCCGCATCCTGGAACCCCACAGACGGAAAGGCCAGCCCGTTCCATTCAACGGCGGCATTTGCCCTCCATGCTGAAGAGTTTGGAGCCAAGTTAGTAGAGTACACGGAAGTGAAGGACTTCATCATAGAAAACGGCGAGATTAAGGGCCTCAAGACGAACAGGGGAACGATAAAGACAGGAATAGTCATCAACGCCACCAACGCCTGGGCCAAGCTCATCAACGCTATGGCGGGTATAAGGACAAAAATCCCGATAGAGCCCTACAAACACCAGGCGGTTATAACTCAGCCCATAAAGAGGGGCTCGGTTAAGCCGATGGTAATCTCATTCCGCTACAGCCATGCATACCTCACCCAGACGAACCACGGCGGAATAATAGGCGGCGTCGGTTACGAGGAGGGGCCGACATACGACCTGAACCCAACCTACGAGTTCATGCGCCAGGTGAGCTACTACTTCACCAAGATAATTCCCGCCCTGAGGGAGCTCCTCATCCTGAGGACGTGGGCAGGCTACTACGCCAAAACACCGGACAGCAACCCGGCCATAGGCAAAATCAAGGAGCTGAGCGACTACTACATAGCGGCTGGCTTCTCCGGCCACGGCTTTATGATGGCGCCGGCAGTTGCTGAGATGGTTGCCGACTTGATAACGAAGGGCAGGACAGACCTCCCGGTTGAATGGTACGACCCGTACCGCTTCGAGCGCGGCGAACTTCGCGGTCAGGCCCTCCAGATGGGCTGA
- a CDS encoding MFS transporter: MPKRERVVIQGKRERTLKLKKLRVKRRNILILAIAMFIANVAFGMAFPYLSVYMSLLGASMFMVGLLSVAFNLTSTVFQYPFGWLSDSTGNRKAFIAFGVASIGVFYTAIAFVNSATGVLILRTLQGIFGSAMTPAHSALISELSTRAGSIFGLFNSIENAGYMVGNFLGSFVVEYFGIKSVFVIAGFLLFLSAGLVLLIRERPTGKRSIFGMILVQEGRESWRATVKGSAFKKLMRGHLGLFYVTVFLVMIASGQFYSVSSVYFKEAFGEWSVGVIFGVESLAAALTGYFLGRLIDRYGAKRFYLLAIAGYGLAFLLYAFVKNVWLVFGVAFLSGVKWILTINSTSAYVAQNVKVSERAQGMGLLNAMMSLGWVVGPLIGGYLSGISFQLNFVSTLIPLGLAFLLALKLPG; the protein is encoded by the coding sequence ATGCCGAAGCGTGAAAGGGTCGTCATCCAGGGAAAGCGCGAGAGGACTCTAAAACTCAAAAAGCTCCGGGTTAAGCGGAGAAATATTTTAATCCTGGCCATAGCGATGTTTATCGCAAACGTCGCCTTTGGCATGGCCTTTCCCTATCTGAGCGTTTATATGAGCCTCCTCGGCGCGAGCATGTTCATGGTCGGCCTTCTCAGTGTCGCCTTCAACCTAACCTCTACCGTCTTCCAGTACCCCTTCGGCTGGCTTTCCGACTCAACCGGCAACAGAAAGGCCTTCATAGCCTTTGGCGTAGCCTCGATCGGAGTTTTCTACACTGCAATAGCCTTCGTCAACTCTGCAACCGGCGTTTTGATTCTGAGAACCCTCCAGGGCATTTTCGGCTCGGCAATGACGCCCGCTCACTCGGCCCTCATTTCGGAGCTTTCAACGAGAGCTGGCTCGATATTCGGCCTCTTCAACTCGATAGAGAACGCCGGTTATATGGTGGGCAACTTTTTGGGGTCCTTCGTCGTCGAGTACTTCGGCATAAAAAGCGTTTTCGTCATCGCTGGCTTTCTGCTCTTCCTCTCCGCGGGTTTGGTTCTTTTGATAAGAGAGAGGCCGACCGGAAAGCGTTCCATCTTCGGCATGATACTCGTCCAAGAGGGCAGGGAAAGCTGGCGCGCGACCGTTAAGGGCTCGGCCTTTAAAAAACTCATGCGCGGCCACCTCGGCCTTTTCTACGTTACGGTTTTTCTTGTCATGATAGCGAGCGGGCAGTTCTACAGCGTCTCATCGGTTTACTTCAAGGAGGCCTTCGGCGAGTGGAGCGTTGGAGTTATTTTTGGGGTTGAAAGCCTTGCCGCGGCCTTAACCGGCTACTTCCTTGGAAGGCTAATAGACAGGTACGGTGCCAAGAGGTTCTACCTACTGGCCATAGCGGGCTACGGCCTGGCCTTCCTGCTCTACGCCTTCGTTAAAAACGTCTGGCTGGTCTTTGGAGTGGCTTTCCTCTCAGGTGTGAAGTGGATTCTAACGATAAACTCGACATCAGCCTACGTCGCCCAGAACGTTAAGGTTAGCGAGAGGGCGCAGGGGATGGGCCTGCTAAACGCCATGATGAGCCTCGGATGGGTTGTTGGCCCGCTCATCGGCGGCTACCTGTCCGGCATAAGCTTCCAGCTCAATTTCGTGAGCACGTTGATTCCTCTAGGACTGGCTTTTCTGCTTGCACTCAAACTGCCCGGGTAA
- a CDS encoding methyltransferase domain-containing protein, translating into MSLEELYSYLRSYMDPDSETARKRYMALKAFFNWTVKKTLLPDGRRLRILDLCAGTGIAGAALLEVLTEWGVEASLTLVDKRKEDILKVESWLNGEREVYGAVMDCLDDLSKLGEFDVVLLWGYTMPHFDPYQAADLFTNVSRILTPSGVFMIEEMDRFGTFFYRKAYREIVPEVKGENYTVVSLDEGYDPLRGVIIRGYYRLPGWEKIGEIETRYWDLAGLAGMGKLVFERVRIIPRKEHGNAGVGDILYFREPKTQRA; encoded by the coding sequence ATGTCCCTGGAGGAGCTCTACTCGTACCTTAGGAGTTATATGGATCCCGATAGCGAAACCGCCAGGAAAAGGTACATGGCGCTGAAAGCCTTCTTCAACTGGACCGTCAAGAAAACCCTTCTCCCCGATGGAAGAAGGCTGAGGATACTGGATCTATGCGCCGGCACTGGAATAGCTGGGGCGGCTCTTCTCGAGGTCCTAACAGAGTGGGGCGTCGAGGCTTCTCTTACCTTAGTGGACAAACGAAAAGAGGACATCCTAAAAGTTGAGAGCTGGCTTAACGGCGAGAGGGAAGTTTACGGGGCCGTTATGGATTGCCTCGACGATCTGAGTAAGCTCGGGGAATTCGACGTTGTCCTCTTGTGGGGCTACACAATGCCTCACTTCGATCCGTATCAAGCGGCAGACCTCTTCACGAACGTTTCGAGGATTCTCACGCCCTCCGGAGTCTTCATGATCGAAGAAATGGACCGCTTCGGTACGTTCTTCTACAGGAAGGCATATCGGGAGATAGTTCCCGAAGTCAAAGGAGAAAACTACACGGTAGTTTCCCTCGATGAGGGCTACGACCCGCTGAGGGGAGTCATCATTAGGGGCTACTACCGGCTTCCTGGCTGGGAAAAAATAGGAGAGATAGAAACCCGTTATTGGGATCTCGCCGGACTGGCGGGCATGGGAAAACTCGTTTTTGAGAGGGTGAGGATAATACCAAGAAAAGAGCACGGCAATGCCGGCGTTGGCGATATTCTCTATTTCAGGGAACCAAAAACTCAACGGGCATAG
- a CDS encoding nitrilase: MIRVAFGQMYPKLLEPEENYLKAESLIEKAAENGAKLIVLPELFDTGYNFENREEVESVAQPIPNGKTTRFLVKVAKKYSISIVAGTAEKDNLGRLYNSAVVVGPQGYVGKYRKIHLFAREKEFFEPGNLGFEVFQLGFARIGVMICFDWFFPESARTLALKGAEIIAHPANLVMPYAPRAMPIRALENRVYTITADRVGEERGLRFIGRSQINSPLAETLVEGSEDGEEVGTAEIDLSLARNKRLNDYNDIFRDRRPQYYAR, from the coding sequence GTGATCAGGGTTGCCTTCGGGCAGATGTACCCAAAACTGCTGGAGCCTGAAGAGAACTACCTAAAGGCAGAAAGCCTAATCGAGAAGGCCGCGGAGAATGGTGCCAAGCTTATAGTCCTTCCTGAGCTCTTCGATACGGGATACAACTTTGAGAACAGAGAGGAAGTCGAATCGGTTGCCCAGCCCATTCCAAACGGAAAAACCACCAGATTTCTTGTTAAGGTGGCAAAAAAATACAGCATTTCCATAGTTGCCGGGACTGCAGAAAAGGACAACCTGGGAAGGCTTTACAACTCCGCAGTCGTCGTCGGGCCGCAAGGTTACGTGGGCAAGTACCGTAAGATACATCTCTTTGCCCGAGAAAAAGAGTTCTTTGAACCCGGTAACCTTGGCTTCGAGGTGTTTCAACTTGGCTTCGCAAGGATTGGAGTGATGATATGCTTCGACTGGTTCTTCCCCGAAAGCGCGAGAACGCTGGCCCTCAAGGGAGCCGAGATCATAGCCCATCCCGCTAACCTGGTCATGCCCTACGCTCCAAGGGCCATGCCGATAAGGGCTCTTGAGAACAGGGTGTACACGATAACGGCCGACCGCGTCGGCGAGGAGAGGGGCCTGAGGTTCATAGGGAGGAGCCAGATAAACTCCCCCCTGGCCGAGACCCTGGTGGAAGGGAGCGAAGACGGAGAGGAGGTTGGAACAGCGGAGATAGATCTAAGCCTTGCGCGGAACAAACGGCTTAACGACTACAACGATATTTTCAGGGATAGACGGCCCCAGTACTATGCCCGTTGA
- a CDS encoding metallophosphoesterase: MADPHLGFELSRGLRIRTHFEEILSEFILLEDPDLVIILGDLKEPLGLSFEMKSILNRFFEKIRDFNVVMTKGNHDGRLEEVTSKFPNVKVVDHFLLDGLLFLHGHKQLPSVEFFEGYLGHVHPAYTFKGVTAKKIKVFVRIGKFLIFPTINPFLEGFDIRSGIKLVPFLREAKNADLFLPEGTYIGRIEL; this comes from the coding sequence ATGGCCGATCCTCACCTCGGGTTTGAGCTCTCCCGGGGCCTCAGGATAAGAACCCATTTTGAGGAAATCCTGTCCGAGTTCATCCTTTTAGAGGATCCCGATTTGGTGATAATCCTGGGCGATCTAAAAGAGCCCCTTGGATTGAGCTTCGAAATGAAATCAATTCTCAACCGTTTTTTCGAGAAGATCAGAGATTTTAACGTGGTGATGACAAAGGGAAATCACGACGGAAGACTGGAGGAGGTTACCTCAAAGTTCCCCAATGTGAAGGTTGTCGACCACTTTCTGCTGGATGGTCTTCTTTTTTTACATGGACACAAGCAGTTGCCAAGCGTGGAGTTTTTCGAGGGTTATTTGGGCCACGTTCATCCTGCTTACACCTTTAAAGGGGTAACCGCGAAGAAAATCAAGGTATTCGTCCGTATCGGGAAGTTCCTGATATTCCCCACGATAAACCCCTTCCTAGAGGGATTCGATATAAGAAGTGGAATAAAATTAGTCCCATTTTTAAGAGAAGCCAAGAACGCAGATTTGTTCCTCCCTGAGGGAACGTACATTGGAAGGATTGAGCTGTAG
- the pfdA gene encoding prefoldin subunit alpha: MAERNEKLERLAYEYQLLQAQAQLLAQNLELLTLGRNEFLAVKETLEKLEKVEDEKPEILVPVGAGSFLKGVVVDKEHAIISVGAGYAVEKEIRDAVSYLERRIREYDEAIARTQEALKKLELQLQELAKKAQELQK; encoded by the coding sequence ATGGCAGAGAGAAACGAGAAGCTTGAGCGTTTGGCTTACGAGTATCAGCTTCTCCAGGCACAGGCACAGCTGCTGGCCCAGAACTTGGAACTTTTGACGCTGGGAAGAAACGAGTTCCTAGCTGTCAAGGAGACCCTGGAGAAGCTTGAAAAAGTGGAAGATGAAAAACCCGAGATTCTTGTTCCAGTCGGGGCGGGATCGTTTCTTAAGGGGGTCGTAGTGGATAAAGAACACGCCATAATCAGCGTTGGGGCAGGTTATGCTGTGGAGAAGGAAATAAGGGATGCAGTGTCCTACCTGGAGAGAAGAATCCGGGAGTACGATGAGGCCATAGCGAGAACTCAAGAAGCCCTCAAGAAGCTTGAGCTTCAGCTTCAGGAGCTCGCTAAAAAAGCCCAGGAACTTCAGAAGTGA
- a CDS encoding CBS domain-containing protein encodes MVVTVVIPRPIDPSIIRKIRQELGITQDELARKAGVTQAYIAKLENGKVDPRLSTFNRILQALLECKKALPKAADVMSSPVISVKPYEKVEDVIKLMNAHNISQIPVISGNKVVGSVTERSLVRRSLEYEDIYDRKVIEVMDEPFPIVNEDEDLEVVKYLLEEHPAVLVQDKNGKIVGIITRVDIFKRKG; translated from the coding sequence GTGGTAGTTACGGTCGTGATACCCCGTCCAATTGATCCCTCAATCATCAGGAAGATACGCCAGGAACTCGGGATAACCCAAGACGAGCTGGCCAGAAAGGCAGGGGTTACACAGGCTTATATAGCCAAACTCGAGAACGGTAAAGTTGATCCGAGGCTTTCGACCTTTAACAGGATTCTTCAGGCTCTTCTGGAGTGTAAAAAGGCCCTGCCTAAGGCTGCTGACGTAATGTCTTCCCCCGTTATCTCAGTTAAGCCCTATGAGAAAGTCGAAGACGTTATAAAACTCATGAATGCCCATAATATTTCCCAGATACCGGTAATAAGCGGCAATAAGGTCGTGGGCTCGGTAACAGAACGATCCCTGGTGAGGCGCAGCCTGGAGTACGAAGATATCTACGACAGGAAGGTCATCGAGGTTATGGACGAGCCTTTCCCGATAGTAAATGAGGATGAAGACTTAGAGGTTGTCAAATACCTCCTTGAAGAACATCCGGCAGTGCTTGTTCAGGATAAAAACGGAAAGATTGTTGGCATAATCACGAGGGTTGATATCTTTAAAAGAAAGGGGTGA
- a CDS encoding SDR family oxidoreductase, whose amino-acid sequence MKNKLVVVTGGAGFIGSHIAWELVKDNEVIVIDNLYTGKEENVPPGAKLIKADIRDYQSIAELISNADYVFHEAAQVSVVESVRDPIFTEEVNVLGTLNILKALIEGHGKLIFASSAAVYGDNPNLPLKETERPRPLSPYGVTKATAEEYLRVFHELYGLPVVALRYFNVFGPRQGFNQYAGVISIFINRALAGEPLVIFGDGKQTRDFIYVRDVVKANLLAAESRKANGRVFNVATGKQTSILELAMKVIEITGTTSSIIFDKPRPGDIRHSLADISEIRKLGFEPEWSLEEGLKKTVEWYARTHSQRE is encoded by the coding sequence GTGAAAAACAAGCTGGTAGTCGTTACTGGCGGTGCAGGCTTCATAGGCTCCCACATAGCCTGGGAGCTCGTCAAGGACAACGAGGTCATAGTGATCGACAACCTCTACACCGGGAAGGAGGAGAACGTCCCGCCCGGGGCGAAACTGATAAAGGCGGACATAAGGGACTATCAGAGCATAGCCGAGCTGATAAGCAACGCGGACTACGTCTTCCACGAGGCGGCTCAGGTCAGCGTCGTCGAGAGCGTTCGCGATCCGATCTTTACCGAGGAGGTCAACGTTTTGGGGACGCTCAACATCCTCAAGGCCCTTATTGAGGGCCACGGGAAGCTGATATTTGCCTCTTCTGCGGCAGTCTACGGAGACAACCCCAACCTGCCGCTTAAAGAAACAGAGAGACCGAGGCCCCTCTCACCCTACGGCGTCACGAAGGCAACTGCTGAGGAATACCTCAGGGTCTTCCACGAGCTCTATGGTTTGCCCGTTGTGGCCCTCCGCTACTTCAACGTCTTCGGCCCGAGGCAGGGGTTTAACCAGTACGCTGGAGTAATAAGCATCTTCATAAACCGGGCCCTGGCTGGGGAACCCCTTGTAATTTTCGGCGATGGAAAGCAGACGCGCGATTTCATCTACGTTAGGGACGTCGTTAAGGCGAACCTTCTCGCCGCGGAGAGCAGGAAGGCGAACGGCAGGGTTTTCAACGTGGCTACGGGCAAGCAGACAAGTATTCTTGAGCTGGCAATGAAGGTGATCGAGATAACGGGAACTACGAGCTCGATAATCTTCGATAAGCCAAGGCCTGGCGACATAAGGCACAGCCTCGCGGACATAAGTGAGATAAGGAAGCTTGGCTTCGAGCCGGAGTGGTCGCTGGAGGAAGGCCTCAAGAAGACGGTGGAGTGGTACGCTAGGACCCATTCTCAGCGGGAGTGA
- a CDS encoding adenylosuccinate synthetase, with amino-acid sequence MPSYIVVGGQWGDEGKGSIIAYLALKDKPDVIARGGVGTNAGHSVFINGRKYAVRQLPTGFMQTKARLLVGAGVLVDPEVFFQELEALKDFKVAERVGIDYRCAIIEEKHKQLDRTNGHLHDKIGTTGSGCGPANADRVMRRAKLARDIPELEPYLTDVAAEVNDALDEGKLVLVEGTQGFGLSLYYGTYPYVTSKDTTASAIASDVGIGPTRVDDVIVVFKSFPTRVGAGPFPTEMSQEEAEKLGLVEYGTVTGRRRRVGWFNFEFARYSARLNGATMLALTMLDKYDKRAFGVTDYDKLPKKAKEFVEEIEERVGVPVALIKTGPELEHIIDRRENV; translated from the coding sequence ATGCCGAGCTACATCGTTGTTGGCGGCCAATGGGGTGACGAGGGCAAGGGGTCAATAATAGCTTACCTCGCCCTGAAGGACAAACCGGACGTTATAGCACGCGGTGGAGTCGGAACGAACGCAGGACACAGCGTTTTTATAAACGGCAGAAAATACGCAGTGAGGCAGCTTCCAACGGGCTTCATGCAGACGAAGGCGCGGCTTTTAGTTGGTGCAGGCGTTCTGGTTGATCCCGAAGTGTTTTTCCAAGAGCTCGAAGCGCTTAAGGACTTTAAAGTTGCTGAGAGGGTCGGCATTGACTACCGCTGTGCAATAATCGAGGAGAAGCACAAACAGCTTGATAGAACGAACGGACACCTCCACGATAAGATAGGAACAACAGGAAGCGGTTGCGGGCCGGCGAACGCAGATAGGGTAATGAGAAGGGCAAAGCTCGCGAGAGATATCCCGGAACTTGAGCCTTACCTGACAGACGTTGCCGCCGAGGTCAACGACGCCCTGGATGAAGGCAAGCTCGTCCTAGTTGAGGGGACCCAGGGCTTCGGGCTGAGCCTCTACTACGGAACTTACCCCTACGTAACATCAAAGGATACGACCGCTTCAGCCATTGCGAGCGACGTTGGAATTGGTCCGACGAGGGTTGATGACGTCATAGTCGTCTTCAAGAGTTTTCCGACAAGGGTTGGAGCCGGCCCGTTCCCGACAGAGATGAGCCAGGAAGAGGCTGAAAAGCTCGGCTTGGTTGAGTACGGGACAGTTACAGGGAGGAGGCGCCGCGTCGGCTGGTTTAACTTCGAGTTTGCCCGCTACTCCGCCAGGCTCAACGGGGCGACGATGCTCGCTTTGACGATGCTCGACAAGTACGACAAAAGGGCTTTCGGCGTCACTGACTACGATAAGCTCCCAAAGAAGGCAAAGGAGTTCGTGGAGGAAATAGAAGAAAGGGTTGGCGTTCCAGTGGCTTTAATCAAGACCGGGCCAGAGCTGGAGCACATAATAGACAGGAGGGAGAACGTTTAG
- a CDS encoding alpha/beta hydrolase → MDVYKAKFGTPERGWVILVHGLGEHSGRYGKLIGMLNDAGFAVYTFDWPGHGKSPGKRGHTSVEEAMEIIDSIIEELGEKPFLFGHSLGGLTVVRYAETRPDKIRGVVASSPALAKSPETPGFMVALAKFLGRVAPGLTLSNGIKPELLSRNPEAVKAYVEDPLVHDRVSAKLGRSIFENMELAHREAGRIKVPVLLLVGTGDVITPPEGSRRLFEELKVEDKELKEFPGAYHEIFEDPEWGEEFHRKIVEWLLQRS, encoded by the coding sequence ATGGATGTTTACAAGGCCAAGTTCGGAACCCCTGAAAGGGGCTGGGTCATTTTAGTTCACGGCCTCGGAGAGCACAGCGGGAGGTATGGAAAGCTGATAGGGATGCTGAACGATGCCGGCTTCGCCGTCTACACCTTCGACTGGCCCGGACACGGGAAAAGCCCGGGCAAGAGGGGGCACACAAGCGTCGAAGAGGCTATGGAAATAATTGATTCCATAATTGAAGAATTAGGTGAAAAACCCTTCCTCTTCGGCCACAGCCTCGGCGGTTTGACGGTTGTAAGGTACGCCGAGACGAGGCCCGACAAAATCAGAGGTGTAGTGGCTTCTTCACCGGCCCTCGCCAAGAGTCCTGAAACGCCGGGCTTCATGGTGGCTCTGGCAAAGTTCCTCGGGAGGGTTGCTCCAGGCCTGACGCTCTCTAACGGCATAAAGCCAGAACTCCTCTCAAGGAACCCAGAGGCCGTTAAGGCCTACGTGGAGGACCCGCTTGTCCACGACAGAGTCTCGGCCAAGCTTGGGAGGAGCATCTTCGAGAACATGGAGCTTGCCCACAGGGAGGCGGGGAGAATAAAAGTCCCGGTTCTACTCCTCGTTGGGACTGGGGATGTTATCACTCCACCAGAAGGCTCGAGGAGGCTCTTCGAGGAGCTCAAGGTAGAAGACAAAGAGCTAAAGGAGTTTCCAGGAGCTTACCACGAGATATTCGAGGACCCCGAGTGGGGGGAGGAGTTCCACAGGAAGATAGTTGAGTGGCTCCTCCAGAGGTCTTGA
- a CDS encoding single- stranded DNA-binding family protein: protein MKLSTGYVRASGYAHKVRRVLFALTRGKVEPKEVVRAAGELNQRIFEKLQELSVEKSDVVRITVPFKIEDGRIAWDYENLHVEVYRKSEEEKLAKAMEEVEEREKQLEERIKELEDVAVRLKALSEELIEKLERLKEEHTSLKLRAEE, encoded by the coding sequence ATGAAGCTGAGTACCGGCTACGTTCGAGCCTCAGGCTACGCCCACAAAGTTAGAAGGGTTCTCTTTGCACTAACGCGAGGAAAGGTTGAGCCCAAGGAGGTGGTTAGGGCCGCCGGAGAGCTCAACCAGAGAATATTCGAGAAGCTCCAGGAACTCAGTGTTGAGAAGAGCGACGTTGTCAGGATTACCGTGCCGTTCAAAATTGAAGACGGGAGAATAGCGTGGGACTACGAAAACCTTCACGTTGAGGTTTACAGAAAGAGCGAGGAAGAAAAGCTTGCCAAGGCTATGGAGGAGGTTGAAGAAAGGGAAAAGCAGCTGGAGGAGAGAATCAAGGAACTTGAGGACGTGGCAGTCCGGCTCAAAGCCCTCTCTGAGGAACTGATAGAAAAGCTTGAGCGCCTTAAGGAAGAGCACACCTCACTGAAGCTAAGGGCTGAGGAGTGA
- a CDS encoding adenylate kinase, which yields MNILIFGPPGSGKSTHSRRIVEDYGLTYISSGDLIRHEIERKSSLGLEMEAYLSRGDLIPDTIVNTLIISKLRRQRENFILDGYPRTPEQVIALENYLYDHGIKLDLALEIFIDEETSIERISGRRICPNCGAVYHVKYNPPKVPGVCDLCGSKLIQRPDDREDVVRKRYRIYTKNMEPIIKFYRGKGIYVRVDGDGSIEEVWKRIKPLLDYIRSREEKRKEHE from the coding sequence GTGAACATATTGATCTTCGGACCTCCGGGTTCCGGAAAGAGCACTCACTCGAGGAGAATCGTCGAGGACTACGGCCTGACCTACATATCCTCGGGCGATCTGATAAGGCATGAGATAGAGCGAAAAAGCTCCCTGGGCCTTGAGATGGAAGCTTACCTCAGCAGGGGCGACCTGATACCGGACACGATAGTCAACACCCTGATAATATCGAAACTCAGAAGGCAGAGGGAAAACTTCATCCTCGACGGCTATCCACGAACGCCCGAACAGGTAATAGCCCTCGAAAACTACCTCTACGACCACGGTATAAAGTTGGATCTCGCTCTAGAGATCTTCATCGACGAAGAGACAAGCATTGAAAGGATTTCAGGGAGAAGGATATGTCCAAACTGCGGCGCCGTTTATCACGTGAAATATAACCCACCCAAGGTGCCGGGGGTCTGCGACCTCTGTGGGTCAAAGCTCATCCAGAGGCCGGACGACAGGGAAGACGTCGTTAGAAAGCGCTACAGGATTTACACGAAGAATATGGAACCCATAATAAAGTTCTACCGCGGAAAAGGCATTTACGTTCGCGTCGATGGAGACGGGTCAATAGAGGAGGTCTGGAAAAGGATAAAACCGTTGCTCGACTACATCAGATCCAGAGAGGAAAAGAGAAAAGAACACGAGTAA